Proteins encoded together in one Camelina sativa cultivar DH55 chromosome 9, Cs, whole genome shotgun sequence window:
- the LOC104714137 gene encoding BES1/BZR1 homolog protein 4-like, whose amino-acid sequence MTSGTRMPTWRERENNKRRERRRRAIAAKIFTGLRMYGNYELPKHCDNNEVLKALCNEAGWIVEPDGTTYRKGCSRPVERMEIGGGSATASPCSSYQPSPCASYNPSPASSNFMSPASSSFANLTSGDGQSLIPWLKHLSTTSSSSASSSSRLPNYLYIPGGSISAPVTPPLSSPTARTPRMNTDWQQLNNSFFVSSTPPSPTRQIIPDSEWFSGIQLAQSVPASPTFSLVSQNPFGFKEEAASAAGCGGGSRMWTPGQSGTCSPAIPSGADHTADVPMSEAVAPPEFAFGSNTNGLVKAWEGERIHEESGSDDLELTLGNSSTR is encoded by the exons atgacgtcGGGGACGAGAATGCCGacatggagagagagagaaaacaacaagaggagagagagacgaCGGAGAGCAATCGCAGCTAAGATCTTCACCGGATTGAGAATGTACGGTAACTACGAGCTTCCTAAGCATTGCGATAACAACGAAGTTCTTAAAGCACTCTGCAACGAAGCTGGTTGGATCGTCGAGCCTGATGGCACCACTTACCGcaag ggATGTAGTAGACCTGTAGAGCGTATGGAGATAGGTGGCGGTTCAGCAACAGCTAGTCCTTGCTCTTCTTATCAGCCAAGTCCGTGTGCTTCTTATAATCCTAGTCCAGCCTCTTCCAACTTCATGAGTCCAGCATCCTCCTCATTTGCTAATCTTACCTCTGGAGATGGCCAATCACTCATCCCATGGCTCAAACACCTCTCAACAACATCATCCTCATCAGCTTCTTCGTCATCAAGACTCCCTAATTACCTCTACATCCCTGGGGGATCCATAAGCGCTCCTGTTACCCCTCCTTTAAGCTCTCCTACTGCTCGTACCCCAAGAATGAACACCGATTGGCAACAGCTCAACAACTCCTTCTTTGTCTCTTCAACACCGCCAAGTCCCACTCGACAAATCATCCCGGACTCTGAATGGTTCTCAGGGATTCAACTAGCACAAAGCGTTCCAGCTTCGCCAACGTTTAGCCTCGTCTCACAAAACCCGTTTGGATTCAAAGAAGAAGCAGCTTCTGCTGCTGGATGCGGAGGCGGGTCAAGGATGTGGACACCAGGTCAAAGCGGGACTTGCTCCCCTGCTATTCCTTCTGGTGCTGACCACACAGCTGATGTTCCAATGTCTGAAGCCGTGGCTCCTCCAGAGTTTGCGTTCGGGAGTAACACAAACGGGTTAGTGAAAGCATGGGAAGGAGAGAGGATACACGAGGAGAGTGGTTCGGATGATCTCGAACTCACTCTTGGAAACTCAAGCACCAGGTAA